A region of bacterium DNA encodes the following proteins:
- a CDS encoding LD-carboxypeptidase codes for MSARRIVAPAPLAPGARIAVVAPGSSVRPEAVRAGFEALRSWGLEPVAGRSLFARRGDLAGPDETRAADLAWAFSDPAIDAVWCARGGWGTARLLPLLDLGRIAASRRWLLGFSDVTALQAALLDRGLASWSTPLVAELADPRRAVKADLKAALFDSARPRVFRPGARRALAPGKAEGTLAGGCLSVLVALAGTPWAPKLRGRIVVLEDVGEAPYRIDRLLWQGRAAGLFDGVAGLAFGQFVSCRPYPGRPSRPLAAVLAAHAREIGVPTIAGLPVGHGPRPRALPLGYKARLDADAGLLEVVAP; via the coding sequence GTGAGCGCGCGGCGGATCGTCGCCCCGGCGCCGCTCGCGCCGGGGGCGCGGATCGCCGTCGTCGCGCCCGGTTCGTCGGTGCGGCCGGAGGCGGTCCGCGCGGGGTTCGAAGCCCTCCGCTCGTGGGGGCTGGAGCCGGTGGCGGGGCGCTCCCTCTTCGCGCGCCGCGGCGACCTCGCCGGCCCCGACGAAACGCGCGCGGCCGATCTGGCGTGGGCGTTCTCGGACCCGGCGATCGACGCCGTCTGGTGCGCGCGGGGCGGGTGGGGCACGGCGCGTCTGCTGCCGTTGCTCGACCTCGGGCGCATCGCCGCCTCGCGCCGCTGGCTCCTCGGCTTCTCCGACGTCACCGCGCTGCAGGCCGCGCTGCTCGACCGCGGCCTCGCCAGTTGGTCGACGCCGCTCGTCGCCGAACTGGCCGATCCGCGGCGCGCGGTCAAGGCCGACCTCAAGGCCGCGCTCTTCGATTCCGCGCGGCCGCGCGTCTTCCGTCCCGGCGCGCGGCGCGCCCTCGCGCCGGGGAAGGCGGAAGGAACGCTGGCCGGCGGCTGCCTCAGCGTGCTCGTCGCCTTGGCCGGCACGCCGTGGGCCCCGAAGCTGCGCGGGCGGATCGTCGTCCTCGAGGACGTCGGCGAGGCGCCGTACCGGATCGACCGCCTGCTCTGGCAGGGGCGCGCGGCCGGGCTGTTCGACGGCGTCGCGGGGCTCGCCTTCGGGCAGTTCGTCTCCTGCCGCCCGTATCCCGGGCGACCCTCGCGGCCGCTCGCCGCGGTCCTCGCCGCGCACGCCCGCGAGATCGGCGTCCCGACGATCGCCGGCCTGCCGGTCGGGCACGGCCCGCGGCCGCGCGCGCTGCCGCTCGGCTACAAGGCGCGGCTCGACGCCGACGCCGGCCTGCTCGAGGTCGTCGCGCCATGA
- the truA gene encoding tRNA pseudouridine(38-40) synthase TruA: MNGPIVALRLAYDGTDYAGWQWQPNAPTVQGVLQRALDVVHGVPEGTVSVCGAGRTDSGVHALGQVASYRPPTSRSPEELALALLSLLPEDVRVLAAWNAPEGFHPCRSATGKIYRYRIVNRALALPFETRWAWRVPKTLDVAAMREAASQLTGRRDFAAFATAGGQSKTTVRTLRRLDVTPRGDSSIEVEAEGDGFLYRMVRNLTGFLVEVGTGRRPPDDAARVLAGLDRGAAGRTAPPQGLCLVRVLY; this comes from the coding sequence ATGAACGGACCGATCGTCGCCTTGCGGCTCGCCTACGACGGGACCGACTACGCCGGCTGGCAGTGGCAGCCGAACGCGCCGACCGTGCAGGGTGTCCTGCAGCGCGCGCTCGACGTCGTGCACGGCGTGCCCGAAGGAACCGTCTCCGTCTGCGGCGCGGGGCGGACCGACAGCGGCGTGCACGCGCTCGGACAGGTCGCGAGCTACCGGCCGCCGACGTCGCGCTCCCCCGAAGAGCTGGCCTTGGCGCTCCTTTCGCTGCTGCCGGAGGACGTGCGGGTCCTCGCCGCGTGGAACGCGCCCGAAGGGTTCCATCCCTGCCGTTCGGCGACGGGGAAGATCTACCGCTACCGGATCGTCAACCGCGCGCTCGCCCTGCCGTTCGAGACGCGCTGGGCGTGGCGCGTGCCGAAGACGCTCGACGTCGCGGCGATGCGCGAAGCGGCCTCGCAGCTGACCGGGCGGCGCGACTTCGCGGCCTTCGCCACGGCCGGCGGGCAGTCGAAGACGACGGTCCGCACGCTGCGCCGTCTCGACGTGACGCCGCGCGGCGACAGCTCGATCGAGGTCGAGGCGGAGGGGGACGGCTTCCTCTACCGGATGGTGCGCAACCTCACCGGCTTCCTCGTCGAAGTCGGGACCGGCCGCCGTCCGCCCGACGACGCGGCGCGCGTCCTCGCCGGCCTCGACCGCGGCGCGGCGGGGCGCACCGCGCCGCCGCAAGGCCTCTGCCTGGTCCGCGTCCTCTACTGA